One region of Cydia fagiglandana chromosome 15, ilCydFagi1.1, whole genome shotgun sequence genomic DNA includes:
- the LOC134671185 gene encoding uncharacterized protein LOC134671185, protein MASKSLFAANRTVALTKKSLKCLTSVRKLSETPWTQEGIIKSPFKDIEVPTCTLYEYVWQNLEKWPDRTMAVCGSTGRGYTYSQGFKLSSTFAANLRGKLRVRDGDAVAVMLPNVPDYPVVALGILGAGAVITSINPIYTAHEVQRQLVMSDAKVIITVRETADVVKAALKMATLDIPIIVVRTEDTEVPVGTIRFKELSVDVNVDLSPLKEVRRTADDVCFLPYSSGTTGAPKGVELMNRNLVANCEQMNEPIIKTHNATTATHQDAVMAVLPFFHIYGAEVMMFHKLSQGIKLVTLPKFQPQLFLRTLEKYKTNVLYAAPPIVLLMASHPAATPKTFQYLEVIINGSAPLTTADADRFIERAKRKFDFRQGYGLTETSPVVTVTPRGNDNYGCVGLPVPNTELKIVDENLKILGPNEKGELLIRGPQVMKGYKNNEKANKEAFTDDGWFRSGDLAIGDYHGIITIADRLKELIKVKGFQVPPAELEGVLRDHPSVDDAAVIGVPHKTNGEAPKAFIVLKKGHNVAASNICDFVKERVAEYKRISDVMFLDELPKNSTGKILRRELKEKYT, encoded by the exons ATGGCATCAAAATCACTATTCGCTGCAAATCGAACTGTAGCGCTAACAAAAAAGAGTTTGAAATGCCTTACCAGCGTGCGAAAGCTTTCTGAAACACCTTGGACTCAAGAAGGAATTATAAAATCGCCCTTCAAAGACATTGAAGTGCCGACGTGTACGTTGTATGAGTACGTGTGGCAGAATTTGGAGAAATGGCCGGATCGGACAATGGCG GTGTGCGGCTCTACAGGGCGAGGCTACACGTACTCGCAGGGCTTCAAGCTGTCTTCCACCTTCGCGGCGAACCTGCGCGGCAAGCTGCGCGTGCGCGACGGCGACGCCGTGGCCGTCATGCTGCCCAACGTGCCCGACTACCCCGTCGTGGCCTTGGGAATACTGGGCGCTGGTGCTGTCATCACCAGTATCAACCCTATTTACACTGCGC ATGAAGTTCAACGGCAACTCGTGATGTCAGACGCAAAAGTGATAATCACAGTACGAGAGACAGCTGACGTCGTCAAAGCCGCTCTTAAAATGGCAACATTGGACATTCCCATCATTGTAGTTAGAACTGAAGATACGGAAGTGCCAGTTGGCACGATACGATTCAAAGAACTAAGCGTTGACGTCAATGTTgatctgtcaccgttaaaagAAGTCAGACGAACTGCTGATGATGTGTGTTTCTTGCCTTACTCGAGCGGTACAACTGGAGCGCCAAAGGGAGTAGAGTTGATGAATAGGAATTTAGTCGCTAATTGTGAACAAATGAACGAGCCTATAATCAAAACACATAATGCTACAACAG CGACGCACCAAGACGCAGTTATGGCAGTGCTGCCATTTTTCCACATATACGGAGCTGAGGTGATGATGTTCCACAAGCTATCCCAGGGAATCAAATTAGTGACCCTACCGAAGTTCCAGCCTCAACTGTTCCTGCGAACCTTGGAAAAGTATAAGACTAATGTTTTGTACGCTGCTCCTCCTATTG TGTTACTAATGGCTTCACATCCAGCTGCAACTCCCAAAACATTCCAATATTTGGAGGTGATCATCAATGGATCTGCTCCCCTAACAACCGCAGATGCTGACAGATTCATCGAAAGAGCCAAG AGAAAATTTGACTTCAGGCAAGGCTACGGTCTAACAGAAACTTCACCGGTGGTAACTGTAACTCCTAGAGGGAATGACAACTATGGATGTGTTGGTCTTCCTGTCCCAAATACTGAACTTAAGATTGTCgatgaaaatctaaaaattctTGGACCTAATGAG AAAGGAGAACTGTTGATTCGTGGCCCACAAGTCATGAAAGGATATAAAAATAACGAAAAAGCAAATAAAGAAGCGTTTACTGACGATGGTTGGTTTAGAAGTGGAGATTTGGCCATTGGAGACTACCACGGCATCATTACTATAGCTGATAGATTAAAAGAACTTATTAAG GTCAAAGGCTTCCAAGTTCCACCAGCCGAATTAGAAGGTGTCCTTCGCGATCACCCATCAGTAGACGACGCTGCAGTTATCGGGGTTCCACACAAGACCAACGGTGAAGCGCCCAAAGCGTTCATAGTGCTGAAGAAGGGACACAATGTAGCTGCCTCAAATATATGCGATTTTGTGAAGGAGAGAGTGGCTGAATATAAAAGGATAAGTGATGTGATGTTTTTGGATGAGTTACCGAAGAATTCGACTGGAAAGATACTAAGGAGGGAGTTGAAGGAGAAATATACGTAA
- the LOC134671168 gene encoding uncharacterized protein LOC134671168, translating to MGSKSFLMANRTLTVTKSLPFGKSSRKLSGSPWTQERIIKSPLKPVEVPNVTVYEYLCQNLEKWSEKTMVVCGSTGRGYTYSQGFKLTSTFAANLRGKLRMREGDAVAVMLPNVPDYPVVALGILGAGAVITSINPIYTAHEVQRQLLLSGAKIVVTLVETVDVVKNALKMAKLDLPIIVVKTDNTGTPDGTIVFNELSEDVHADLSCLKEVKRTAKDVCFLPYSSGTTGVPKGVELMNANLVANMEQLNDPLTRAYNDTTATHQDAVMAVLPFFHIYGAEVVMFHKLSQGTKLVTLSKFEPQVFLEALENYKANILFAAPPIILMMTSHPAGSPKTFQSLEIIVNGAAPLAASDAERFIEKAKRKMDFRQGYGLTETSPVVTMTPKGLENFSCVGLPLPNTDLKIVDQNLQSLGPNEKGELLVRGPQVMKGYKDNDKANSEAFTEDGWFRTGDLAVADEQGIVTIADRLKELIKVKGFQVPPAELEAVLRDHPSVADAAVIGVPHKTNGEEPKAFIVVKKGHEILPTDICGFVKERVAPYKRINDVKFVDSLPKSSTGKILRRELKEKYT from the exons ATGGGGTCGAAATCTTTCCTCATGGCAAATCGGACTCTTACCGTAACTAAAAGTCTTCCCTTCGGCAAAAGTTCGAGAAAACTCAGCGGAAGCCCGTGGACACAGGAACGCATTATAAAGTCGCCTTTGAAACCCGTAGAAGTGCCAAATGTTACTGTATATGAGTATTTGTGCCAGAATTTGGAGAAATGGTCAGAAAAGACAATGGTG GTGTGCGGCTCTACAGGGCGAGGCTACACGTACTCGCAGGGCTTCAAACTGACTTCCACCTTCGCGGCGAACCTACGCGGCAAGCTGCGCATGCGCGAAGGTGACGCCGTGGCCGTCATGCTGCCCAACGTGCCCGACTACCCCGTCGTGGCCTTGGGAATACTGGGCGCTGGTGCTGTCATTACCAGTATCAACCCTATTTATACTGCCC ATGAAGTCCAGCGACAACTGCTACTTTCCGGCGCCAAAATCGTAGTCACATTAGTGGAAACAGTAGACGTAGTGAAGAATGCTTTAAAAATGGCCAAATTAGACTTACCTATAATTGTAGTAAAGACTGACAATACTGGAACGCCAGATGGCACTATAGTTTTCAATGAACTAAGTGAAGATGTACATGCTGATTTATCATGCTTAAAAGAAGTGAAAAGGACAGCTAAAGACGTATGTTTTCTGCCTTATTCTAGTGGTACTACTGGAGTACCTAAAGGAGTAGAGCTGATGAATGCCAATTTAGTGGCCAATATGGAGCAACTAAATGACCCTCTAACGAGGGCGTATAATGATACAACAG CGACGCATCAAGACGCCGTGATGGCGGTGCTGCCATTCTTCCACATTTATGGGGCGGAGGTGGTCATGTTCCACAAGCTCTCCCAGGGCACCAAGTTGGTGACCCTGTCTAAGTTTGAGCCTCAAGTGTTTCTTGAGGCTTTGGAAAACTACAAGGCGAATATATTGTTTGCAGCTCCTcctataa tatTGATGATGACTTCGCATCCAGCCGGGTCTCCAAAGACATTCCAAAGCCTGGAGATAATCGTCAACGGAGCGGCGCCACTAGCAGCCTCTGATGCAGAAAGGTTCATTGAGAAAGCTAAG AGAAAAATGGATTTCAGACAAGGTTATGGGCTCACAGAGACGTCACCCGTGGTCACGATGACCCCTAAAGGTCTGGAAAACTTTTCCTGCGTAGGGCTTCCTCTTCCTAACACAGACCTTAAGATCGTGGATCAGAATCTCCAGAGTCTGGGCCCAAACGAG AAAGGTGAGCTCCTAGTTCGAGGTCCTCAAGTGATGAAGGGCTACAAAGACAACGACAAAGCAAACAGTGAGGCGTTCACCGAAGACGGATGGTTCAGAACCGGGGATCTGGCGGTTGCTGACGAGCAAGGAATAGTTACCATTGCTGACAGATTGAAGGAACTCATTAAG GTCAAAGGTTTCCAAGTACCCCCAGCGGAGCTAGAAGCAGTGCTACGGGACCATCCTTCCGTCGCCGACGCTGCAGTCATCGGGGTTCCGCACAAAACAAACGGGGAAGAACCAAAAGCCTTTATCGTCGTTAAGAAAGGACATGAAATCCTTCCTACGGACATCTGCGGCTTTGTGAAGGAGAGAGTAGCGCCATATAAAAGGATTAATGACGTTAAGTTTGTGGATAGTTTACCGAAAAGTTCTACAGGGAAAATATTGAGGAGAGAATTGAAAGAGAAATATACgtga